The sequence ATTGTGAATACGTCCTCGATTGGCATTAGGAATGGCTTGTCTGTGTCACGCTCTGGAGTTGGCACATACTCATCTACTGCGTCCATAAGCTCCCACATTTTTCCGCACCATTCGCATTCCCTTTTACCACAACCACACTCAAGTGCTTTAAGGGCTGAACCTGCTACTATTGGAGTGTCATCGCCTGGGAATTCATACTCAGATAGTAGGTCACGTACTTCTAACTCTACTAACTCTAGTAATTCTTCGTCGTCTACCATGTCAGCTTTGTTTAGGAATACTACGATGTGTGGTACACCTACTTGACGGGATAGAAGGATGTGCTCACGGGTTTGTGGCATTGGGCCATCAGCTGCAGATACAACTAGGATAGCTCCATCCATTTGAGCAGCTCCAGTGATCATGTTTTTAACATAGTCAGCATGACCTGGGCAATCAACGTGTGCATAGTGACGGTTTTCTGTTTCATACTCAACGTGAGCTGTAGAGATTGTGATCCCCCTAGCTTTTTCTTCTGGTGCTTTGTCAATCATGTCATAAGCCATTTTTGTAGCTCCACCAGTTGTAGAGATGATTGTTGTTAGTGCTGCTGTTAAAGTAGTTTTACCATGGTCAACGTGGCCGATTGTTCCTACGTTAACGTGTGGCTTATTACGTTCAAATTTACTCTTAGCCATTTTTATTGCCTCCTTGAAAACATTTTGTTTATTATTTCGATATATCTTATGAAATTCCTGCTTGTTTTTGAAATTTTTGTGGTTTCCCAAAGAATAGGATACGTCAAATTAATAAAGCGCCCCAACGATGGGCACGCTTTTGTGTTAATTCTCTGTTAAAGACTATATTTTACGGCGCTTAAATATCCTTAAGCTGTATTTCGCACTGTAAAAGGCTATAAAAAAGGTAAGAACAGTAGGCAAAACCAGCAAAATAGGATTAGTCAAAGCTTCTAAGTATATTCCTCCCACTAGCAGACCCATTAGGAATAGTGTTATTGGAATATGAATAGATGGGAAAATGGCTCCCGCCACTGTTTTACTAAGCTCGCTTGTGTAATTTCTAAATACCATAAAGCAGCATGTGTCTGTAATTATCCCTGATAATATTGGAATTAGTAACATATAAGGTGAAAATATAGATAATAAGAGACCAAGCAATGTTCCAGTTAATGATACAATTCCAAATTTAGGTACTTTGTTAAGTAAAAAAATAATACCTGCACCATATATAGGTGCCATTATTAACGCTCTATATGCTGCAACAGGTAACAACGACATAACGGGTGTTAGTATGTATCCTAGTATAAAAACTATTGTTACCACAAGAGTTATTAAAATTATTTCTCTCAGTCTATTTTGCATATGCATCAAACTCCCTTACGAGTTAGTCTATAGTTATGTTTATGTAGGTAACACACATATTATAAATTTAATTTTTTTGAAGACAAAGTTAGTCTTTTGGAGAACTTTCTATAATTATAATGACATATACTTTATATAAAAAAAACATCCTGCTTGAGGATGTAGTTTACTTGGTTTGGTGGCGGCGCAGGGATTTGAACCCCGGACACTACGGGTATGAACCGTATGCTCTAGCCAACTGAGCTACGCCGCCATATTGTTTTTCAACTCTTTTTGGAGCTCACGACCGGAGTTGAACCGGTGGCCTCATCCTTACCAAGGATGCGCTCTAACCGCCTGAGCTACGCGAGCAAATTTGGTTGGAGCGGGTGATGGGAATCGAACCCACGTGGCTAGCTTGGAAGGCTAGAGCTCTACCATTGAGCTACACCCGCATGTTAGATGGTGGAGAGGACTGGATTCGAACCAGTGAAGGCGGAGCCAGCAGATTTACAGTCTGCCCCCTTTGGCCAACTCGGGAACCTCTCCGTGTTATTTTTGAGAGCATGTTCATCTCTCAGCCACA comes from Alkalicella caledoniensis and encodes:
- the tuf gene encoding elongation factor Tu, with translation MAKSKFERNKPHVNVGTIGHVDHGKTTLTAALTTIISTTGGATKMAYDMIDKAPEEKARGITISTAHVEYETENRHYAHVDCPGHADYVKNMITGAAQMDGAILVVSAADGPMPQTREHILLSRQVGVPHIVVFLNKADMVDDEELLELVELEVRDLLSEYEFPGDDTPIVAGSALKALECGCGKRECEWCGKMWELMDAVDEYVPTPERDTDKPFLMPIEDVFTITGRGTVVTGRIERGIVKVGDEIQIVGFTEEPKKTVCTGVEMFRKLLDQAQAGDNVGALLRGVERTEVERGQVLAKPNTIKPHTKYTAEIYVLTKEEGGRHSPFLNGYRPQFYFRTTDVTGVITLPEGMEMVMPGDNIKIDVELITSIAIEPGLRFAIREGGRTVGAGVVVDIKE